The sequence below is a genomic window from Monodelphis domestica isolate mMonDom1 chromosome 2, mMonDom1.pri, whole genome shotgun sequence.
ctgtagtcaagcagttgcttttcctcggtgtttttactcccacagtttgtcctctgcttatggatagtgttttttctcctagatccctgcagattgtttagggacattgcattgacagtaatggagaattccattatgttcgattgtaccacagtgtatcagtctctgtctacaatgttttcctggttctcctcctttcgctctgcatcacttcctggaggttgttccagttcccatggaattcctccactttattattccttttagcacaatggtattcgatcaccaaaatataccacaatttgttcatctactccccaattgaaggtcatcccctcattttccaatttttggccaacacagagtgcagctatgaatattcttgttattatctctttggggtacaagcccagcagtgctatggctggatcaaagggcagacagtcttttatcgccctttgggcatagttccaaattgccctccagaatgattggattaattcacaactccaccagcaatgaattagtgtccctactttcccacatcccctccagcattcattactttcctttgcagtcatgttagccaatttgctaggtgtgaggtgataactcagagttgttttgatttgcatctctctgattataagagatttagagcactttttcatgggcttaataatagttttgatttctttatctaaaaactgcctattcatgtcctttgcccattaatcaattggagaatggcttgattttttgtacaactgatttagctctttgtaaatttgatgaattaaacctttgtcagaggtttttatgaagattgtttcccaatttgttgcttcccttttgattttagttacattgtttttgtttgtacaaaaactatttaatttgatgtagtcaaaattattcattttacattttgtggctctttctaagtcttgcttggttttaaaatctttcccttcccaaagatctgacatgtatactattctgcgtttgcctaattttcttatagcttccttctttatgttcaaatcattcacccattttgaatttatcttggtatagggtgtgaggtgttgatccaaacctaatctttcccacactgtcttccaattttcccagcagttttttttttatcaaatagtggatttttgtccccaaagctgggatctttgggtttatcatatactgtcttgctgagatcacttgccGCAAGGctaatccactgatcctcctttctgtctcttagctagtaccaaattgttttgatgaccactgctttataatatagtttgagatctgggattgcaagtcccccttcctttgtatttttaaaaattatttccctggatatccttgatcctttgttcttccaaatgaactttgttatggtttttttctaaatcagtaagaaaatttttggaagttcaatgggtatggcactaaatagataaataagtttgggtaggatgatcatttttattatattgcctcatcctacccaagagcagttaatgtttttccggttgctcaagtctagttttagttgcgtggagagcgttttgtagttgtgttcatatagatcctgtgtttgtctcgggagataggttccaatgtattttattttgtctaaggtgattttgaatgggatttctctttctagtttttgctgctgagctgtgttggaaatatgtagaaatgctgatgacttatgtgggcttattttgtatcctgcaactttgctaaagttgttgattatttagattagctttttggttgaatctctaggattctttaagtagaccatcatgtcatccacaaagagagataacttggtctcctccttgcctattttaatgccttcaatttctttttcttctgtaattgctactgctagtgtttcaactacaatgttaaataatagaggtgataatgggcatccttgtttcactcctgatcttattgggaatgcatctagtttatccccattgcagatgatattagttgatggttttagatatatactgtttattatgtttagaaatgactcttctattcctatgctttcttgtgtttttaataggaatggatgttgtattttatcaaaggctttttctgggtctattgagataatcatgtgatttttgttggtttgcttgtcgaTATGGTCAgttgtgtggatggtttttctaatattgaaccagccctgcattcctggtataaatcctacttgatcatggtgacccttctgatcacttgcttgagtctttttgctagtatcctatttaagatttttgcatctatattcattagggagattagtctataattttctttctctgtttttgacctgcctgactttggaatcagtactatgtttgtgtcagaGAACAcaaagaactccctctttgcttattatgtcaaatagtttgtctaatattgggattagctgttctttgaatgtttgatagaattcacttgtgaatccatcaggccctggggattttttcttagggagttctttgatgacctgttggatttcattttctgatatacgattatttaagaattctatttcttcttctgttagtctaggcagtttatatttttgtaaatattcatccatattgcctagattggtatatttattgccacataattgggcaaagtagtttttaatgattgtcttaatttcctcttctttggaggtgaggtcccccttttcgtccttgatgctgttaatttgcctttcttctttccttttcttaattagatggaccagtactttgtctattttgtctgttttttcaaagtaccagcttctagtcttgtttactAGTGCAATAgctctatcacttttgattttattgatttctcccttaatttttaggatatctagtttggttttcttctgggggtttttaatttgttcgttctcaagttttttgacttgcatttccATTTCAtcgatctctgccctccctaatttgttaatatatgcactcagggatatgaattttcctctaagtactgctttggctgcatcccgtaaggtttgaaaggatgtctcaccattgtcgttttcctcaaagaaattattaattgtttctatgatttcttcactaactaaccgattttggagtatcatattatttaatttccaaataatttttatttggctctccatgtacccttactgatcaatatttgtATTGCTTCATGATCTGAacaggttgtatttattatttttgcttttctgcatttgagtgctatgtttctgtgacctagtatatgatctatttttgtgaatgtgccatgtggtgctgagaagaaggtgtattcctttttgtccctatttatttttctccatatgtctattaactctaatttttctaagatttcattcatatcttttacctctttctcatttatttatttatttttttggtttgatttatctaaatttgatagtggttggtttaggtctcccactaatatggttttactgtctatttcctccttcaattctcctagtttctccattagaaatttggatgctataccatttggtgcatacatgttgattagtgatatttcctcattgtctatactcccttttaacagaatatatttaccttccctatccattttgatcaggtctatttgtgctttggctttgtcagatatcatgattgcaactcctgccttctttctatcagttgaggccccgaaggtcttactccatcctttaattctcaccttgtgagtgtctatcctcctcatgtgtgtttcttgaagacaacatatggtagggttttgggttctaatccaatctgctatttgtctacgttttatgggtgagttcatcccattcacactcaaagttatgattgtcacttgtggataccctggcatttttatatcttcccctagttctgacctttcttctttagctatatccttttgaactagtgatttactttaggtcagtccccgtagtcccctcccttggtatgcttccctttctagcctttccatttttatgctcccttcccctcccccctctccttccctccctttttatactccctgcccccaccccctccttaatttccctttctttcttaccctgttggataaggtagaattcaggatcccactggatctagatgttcttccctttcagagttgatttcactgagagtaaggtttaagtaatatcacttcattctctctcccactccttctcatatgagagttcttcccctgcccttcccatgtgtatctttgtatgggaaagattgttctatttagtgccccctcctatttcttgaagtaaatcttagtattgtcgaATCTTCCACCCTCCCTTATCCTTTCTTTGTACcgccctttcaccaaatcttcttgataccccaatctttccctatgcatgattcttttaACTACTGTtttggtgcatacaatttttgagagttccaCAATACATtctccccacatattaatatatatatatatatataatttgatttaaatgtagtacttatagaagagagtttgacttaaagacaaagataagatttatcttcttttccatttctttcatatttaccttttcatgtttctcttgctttctttgattggatatcaaattttccactgagttctggtcttttcttagcaaatgcttggaaattctctattttgttgaatgcccatacttacccctggaaatatatagtcagttttgctgggtagttgattcttggttgtagacccagctctcttgcctttctaaatatcgtgttccatgctttgcggtctcttagtgtgttagccgctaagtcgtgtgtgatccgtATGGgagcccctctatatctgaagctcctcttcttggcttcttgtaggattttctccttttcttggaagctcttgaatttggcaattacattcctaggggttgtcttttggggatttagtatagagggtgttctatgaaccctttctatttctattttgcccccttgctccagaacgtgtgagcaattttctttcataatctccTTTAGAATAACATCAAGTTCAttgtttatctctgatttttctgggagaccaataattcagaggttgtctcttcttcctctgttttccaagtctgtgaccttttcagtgaaatattttgttttcttctaattcattaattttttggctttgcttcattgattcttgctgttttgcatgcccactgtcttccagttgcttaattctggtcgttagagactggttttgcttttcggctttgtctgcccttctattagatgcttccagctgtttctccaattgtgaagtcttgtctatcagactgctgatctctttctcacatttttctttccagaggtttccatcttttgggtaagccccaatttgagttcttccaaggcttgtggataatttccattttgggaggcatgttttgattttgtttgggtttcatcctgtttctcttcttttccttggatacTCTGGCCATAAAAGTTTCCAATAGtcacattttccctttcttcctggaggcttgattttgggccatgtgagccatccctttggtagttttattcccctttcctttttggtctggggtctgggtgatatgggcaggttatctgtgaatttaggttgccccagactagttcttcccagccttcgATGTTTCTTAGAGAGCAGGCCCTTGTTCTCAGCGCAACCTCCCCTGTGTTCAGCgaggcctcccctttgctcagagtggccgcccctttgctcagtgtgGCCTCTCCTTTGCTCAGCGCAACCTCTCCTGTCTTCAGCttggccgcccctttgctcagctcaaCTGCCACTGTGTTCAGCttggccacccctttgctcagcacaggattctcccatgaatccaccctgagaggtcgtttccttgcagtctttagatcccaaggaccctggtgtgccctcccccccccaacatagatgttcctcactcattcgctgtcccagtgagcactctgataccttactctggtttggtggggtgTGGTCGGGgaggaagggtggctcagttcacgtttttgtgcaagcttttcctccttcttatagtgtggaaatgttcaaaccccatgtatcTTCGTTTCTGTGgcatactggagagtccctccgttcttccataggtgatttttatgctcttttgaggtagtctatttcattcggtgccggggagaggaagcgattcgcatctagattgcagccatgttaacttGGAAGTCCCTGGACTTTTCTGACAACTCCAATTGACttcttttttccaaattcttgacaaaatgggttggaaaacctagctggctctgccaaaaacaatgatatttattgggaaaggaaatggggaattggaaaacaggaataatgggaggtttgtatggggtatggaggagtttaaggggagagagggaatattgctcggtgaatcaaaggagagagatgcccctgccgagaggaagcagcagggggtCCAATAAGgtttgtttgtctttgaatgactgaactgaagtccagctccctctatgaccagaaaaaatAGTCCACacatctgactgcaaattcaaataatatagtttaataaccagttgggaaaTTCTATTTCAAATTTCCATtacctttggaaggttttggagcatttgtttgtgtttcctcttctatctcctctgtattttgtatttttgctccataaaatgtgtccaaggttacccccttcttcttgcttttcttggtgtttggaggcttttgcacttctgtactgtttgccatctctatggtttttcttaccccttccagtcagaaatctgagtgaggaggactggctcttagtgtatctgtctgatggtccaaggctttagccccaggcaaattgtatGTTCTCcacagctgcgctgtcttccgcggaagcccagggtctgccctcccctgcctgccggcctttcaggtgttactgctctcagttccctccagttgcttctccgctgccttactttcatgctctgagcctggcacaacactgtctgcaaggtacctcagtgcctttgccggccctgaggttcctgtcctttcagagggccctgcactctaaggggggtaGGGGTAAAACCTatggtgagactctgatggaaggatccagccaggaggCTACAAGCTCCCCCTGTCTCTATCACGCTGCTTCCCTGGCGTCTGTGTTGGAAGCCCCAAGattggcccaggttgctttcaaggaacGCCCTTCAGAGCAACACCTTTgtaggccctgaggttcctgtcctttcagaaggccctgcactctatGGGGGGAgtggtcctggcctccctgagctctgaggactcctaatttgattaggttcagctgggttggtctggatgtgcccctaggcaaaaacctctggtgagactctgatggaaggacccagccagggggctaccaggctccccccatctctctcaggctgcttccctgccatctatgTTGGATGCCCCGAGACTGGCCCcagttgctttcaaggtgcacccttcagaacagccggctctgaggcccttttgccagacctgaggttcccgctgctgttGTGGGCTCAGGGCTCTGGGTTGGgcaggaggggtcctgggaccttccttctgccttccccttataccctagtgatctaggattctggttttggggggcgtaccttttgatttgagtccagaaggagggttccccggctctctcttgttaagtttgaatttcagtttgtgactggtaaggaagggttttcagaggtctaaaattttgctgcttctaagcctccatcttgaccggaagtctacattcatgactttttaaaaattactttggggaaattatttaaacCTTTCtaagttttagtttcctcatgaaCACAAATATTTCTATATGTCTCAAATTTTACCACTTAATACCTTTATGATTTAGGATaagccacttaatttctctgagcctctgtaaaataaggatgattaTGCTTATACTATTTACCTTACAGTTTTTGgtaagaatcagatgagataatgtaaaacattttgtaaaccatGAAGCTctatacaaaagaaatcaattactTTTTATTCCCCAAGTTTGCCACAATagtaaaatgaaataagacaTAAGACTCTCTGATTGATTTGATTTGTTATATAAATTTGAAGTGCTATCATTATCATAGGATATCATACAACCCTATTAAAATTGTCTCCTGAAGTCATACCCTGATTTCTTATCAGGGTGAAGAAGTAATTCTGCTTCTTGAAAGCTATATTAGTAGAAAAAAGACACTAAAAAGGAGGAATGGCTTCTACAATGAGTTCATTGATGGATTTTGGATCTGTTCCTCTTTAGGCCCTATATTTATCTATGGCCCCATGATTTACCCTGAAATCTTTCCTAAATTTATAATGGCAGCATCTCAGTAttaaaagggacttcagaggcaaACAATCCACTCATGACTACAAAAAGGAACTCCTCTACAACACATCGGAGAAGAGGTGAATCAGCGTTCATTTAAAGTCCACAGTCTCTGACAACAATGCATTCCACTTTGGGCTAACTCCAATGGTTAGAATTTATTCCCTTATATCAGGTCTCTTCAGAGAGGGTCATAATCTGACTGGTCCACATGGTCATATTTTTTTTGAGCGGAAAGAGCATAAGACTCTGGTAGACTATCTACTAAGTTATGAAGAGGTTATGATCAATGTCAGTGAAGTGTATGTCCCCACCAAAAAGCCACAGAtccttataaataatatatagcaCCATAGTGAGAATTCCTATTAATCAGAGTTCTTTAAGGACATCTAATTCCTGGATTGGCTCCAGATAATTGAGTTGTAACTTATGAATGActgaatttttattatcatagtgCAGCATACACATTAAAggtaatttaattcttttttattcaaccGAGAAGCACAAAATCTAGGTACAATGAGCACCTAAGATCTAGTATATGAGATCTAATCTCCTAGAGGGGATTTTCCACTTGTTGGTCTCTTATATTTACCATCATGCTAATGGTCCAGAACCTCAAGACCATACTTGGGGTTTGATGACCACATAACCTTTTATTTCATAATCCAATGCTTTCCAGTTTAAAATATTGGCATTCAAAGTCTCACCTCTATACAAAGAATTAATTTGATGTGGGGAAAGTACAAAATCCCACATACCTATATCTCCAATTTCTCCTACAAAGGATTGTTGCATGTCAAAACTTCCTCCAAAGGAATCTTGGTCTTGCCCCAGGACAATCTTTGGCTCTGCTCCCAAAGAATAGCCCTTCTTCAGGCCCTTTCTCACTAGGGGCTTCCCATTTATCCACAGTTCAGCTATGCCTGAAGCTGACTCCCAACTTGCACAAACATGTACGGGGGAACCAAAGTCCAGAAGGGCTCTGAAAGAAACTTTTTCATTCCCAATGAAAAGATTGTACTCCTCAACTTTGGACTTAAATAGGAGCAGTTCATTGTCCTTGCCCTTAGTTGAATAGGAGAAGAGACTGTAGGCACGGGTGAGTTCAGTGTAGGCACGCAAGCACACAGTGAGATTCTTTAGTGGCTTCTTTTCCTGAGGGATCAGGAGGACATGGGCATCAGATGATTCTTTAGGGAACACCATTACTTGCTGACTCATGTCTACAATAATGAAAGAAGATTAGAAGTAGAATGTTTCTTTAACTTTTCAAAACAGAGGATTTCATCTTCTCTTATTCTAAATATTGGAAATGAACATATCCCTCCCAGTGaacattcttttccattctttcactATATCAATCATCACCACACATTATCACCACCTCCAGCTTCATATTCTATACTAGAGGTATCAACCATACAGTACCTCTTGAGTGTTGAGTAAACCAGAATatgtcattgggaaatatttttaaaatataagtaaaaagagAATAGACTAGAGATGATATTACActtaaaattaagtcaatatgtagccccCAGGGATATATTGATTAGTGTCCCTTGGTTCTGTTTATGTTTGATGCCATTGTTCTAGACCCAACCTCAGAATGAAATTAAAGGCTTCCTACCTGTCTGAGCAATAGCTCCCAAGAGACCATGGAGGATCAAAATCACAGACAggattctttccatcttctcAGTCTAGAAGTGCCTATGGCAGTAGCAAAAGTTCTGGTAGCACTATTTAAATTGAGGCTCCACTATTCCTCACTTGCCACTGGTGATTTCCCCCTCTCTGATTTCAGTGTGGTCAAGGATTTTATACatgtggtgggggagggaaagaatattgtGAAAGATAGTTCCAGCTCTCCCCCTATCAGAGGTGTTGATGTGGTAAGTTCCATGAGGGACCTGTGGTGGAAAATCAATAGAACTTATTTATTAGAAACTCCATTGACTGCCTGAACTTTAACCTTATGTGCCACAGATTTAGGGGCTGGGAAGATGTAATTTATGGAATTCAAGAGCATCATCAGTGGATGACAGTGAGAGATAAGTAATAACAAATGACTCCCATTCAATACTTCTTTCTATGCTGTAGGGTTCTTGTTCTCTCTCAAAGTCTCCATCTGCCTAGCTCTCCTATGATTACTACAGTTCTTTTGATTCACACTGTATCTTCTAACTGAATTTGTATAACTATTTCTTGAGCCCAGGACATTCAAGTGCCAATTTTTCATAACTGGATTCTCATTTCACTCATATAATATTAGGGTTTATCTAATCCCTGTTCTATCTAAATCCCAAATTCTCCACACTCAATATCCTGAAGAAATGGTTATTCCTTCTTTACTTAAACATCTCCACTAATAGGGTACTTGGATGCCCAAAGAAGACCAACTCATCCTTGGACAGTTAACACTTTTAGGAGTTTTCCCTTAGGTGAGATAAAAATCAGCCTTCTTTTATATTCCATCCAGTGTTCTCACCTTTGCCATCCATATTTCTCCATTATCCAAAATTATGCTAGTAagttttgaattttgaaattccTCCTGTAAAATTCCTgatttctgtcttcttttctttcctacctCCAAAGCTTGCAATTTATCAATACTAAACTCCTTTGCCTCAATCCTTCCctgcttttctatttctctcccaACCACTATGGCCTTATTTTCATGCTTTCAAAATTGTGATCCAACTCCTTGAGAAAATGCCACCAAATCAATATTTTCCCCCCAGACTgtatttttctccccaaattttctATTAATGTTGGCATCTCCAAGATCAGGTGTAAAGTTCTCCATTTTATgcttaaagctcttcacaacctaattcccttcctacctttctaataTTCTTATCCTTAACTGCCATTCTGGTACACTGGACTATTTGTTCTTCACATAAGACATTCAATCTTCCAACTTCACTCCTAGtatgctcttccttctcatttctacctcatAAATTCCCTCTCTGCAAAAACAACTCAAGCACTATATTCTGCGGGAGacctttctttatttccctcctctcctctagAGTTTtccttttaagattattttaCAGGCACTCATacaaagatacatacatatatacatacacacatatgaacaTGTATATATGAATTTGAGTATATGTATTGTGGATGAGAGAGGTACAGTCTACAATGCAAGAACATGGTTTGCAAGGAAACCTTatgcaggaagagaatggaacTTTGCTGGCAATGGGGGATGGAGCTAGgacctctagccaagaaaagcagatggacagTTGGAAAGGGGTTCTTTTCTCTCTATgaactgaaagggagaagagcaTCTTGCTGAGCTCAACCTGCTGTGATCCCTCTGATCCgaagaaatcagattagccaTCCTTCCTCAGTAGTGGTGGAtagaaatttttttccctttgggaacaataagagactatccacccaagaagatttCCATTGATTTCTTCAATAGCTGTATATCTCTCTATATTAGGAAATTACATCAGCCTGACTCCACAATGTCCTTAGGGACTCGGGTCTCCAGATctgagccctcaacccctgaagggaatttaggttaaaatagaattagggacttcccatttttccctcttccctaaacctACCATTTCTAAATACCAaaacaataaatagatcttattaattcAGAAGAACTGAACATCGTATACTTctaatgtactaaggggatcaagATAATATCTATCCAGGGAAGAAATCACAAACCAGAGACTGAAAgggatttcctctttacctttcaaCTCTGGACATTGATCCAATCTGTTTTCTTCCCTTGTGTAGCTTTACCTAAGAGAGGAAGTAGTGTTCTtttttatctgttccctctctctcttaggCTTTTCAAACTTGATTCCTGATCCCCTGGTAGTACAGTTTATATGTAAATATCTTGTATATGCATAGTTGTTTGACTCTTCTCCCTcattatgtaaacctta
It includes:
- the LOC100023655 gene encoding serum amyloid P-component gives rise to the protein MERILSVILILHGLLGAIAQTDMSQQVMVFPKESSDAHVLLIPQEKKPLKNLTVCLRAYTELTRAYSLFSYSTKGKDNELLLFKSKVEEYNLFIGNEKVSFRALLDFGSPVHVCASWESASGIAELWINGKPLVRKGLKKGYSLGAEPKIVLGQDQDSFGGSFDMQQSFVGEIGDIGMWDFVLSPHQINSLYRGETLNANILNWKALDYEIKGYVVIKPQVWS